Within the Williamwhitmania sp. genome, the region AGGAGATTCCTGAGCAGGATATTCAACACGAAACAGTTAGCTCAACAACCATACGTAAAGCACTTCAAGATGGTAGAATACAGCGGGCAAATGCCTACCTTGATCACTTTTACATCATTGTTGGCGGCTTAGGCAAGGGGCACCACATTTTTTCGGAAGCAAATTTTCCAATGCTTACCGTGCAGCTCGAGGAGGTGGGCAAGCTCATTCCTCCCGATGGAGTTTATGCAGTTGGCGTTGAGTGGGGTCCCAGTAGGTTTAAGGGACTTGCCGTTATTTCCCGCTCAATTGCTGATTCCGGACCATTCGGAGTAACCGTTCAAGTGCATATTCTCAATTTCGACAACCATTTTCCCGATGCCGATGCCATTGTACTATTCCATAAGCGCGTTAGAGAATCGTTCGACACTTCTACCCCAGAGATAATTGGCCGACAGCTTACCAATGATTTGGAATACGTCCATGAGCTAATATTTTAGCCCTAGACCTGTCCAAAAGCATAAAAAAAAGTTCTGTTTTTTTGCTAACACTAATTTCAAGGTTGTATCTTTGTGGCATCATTGTCTAAGGTGGCGCTGCAGTGCCATCAAGGACTCCAAAAATAAATCTAATCCAAAGGTTGATGCTAATGGAAAAGAGAATCGGAGCCTCACTTATTTTGGTCGAGGATAAGTCAAGCGTCGCAAAGCTCAATGAAATACTTTCCCGCCATGCCGATATTATTATCGCTAGGCAGGGTATTCCTTTGATGCAAAAGGGCGTTAGCGTTATCTCCTTGGTGCTGGAGGGCACCAGCGATCAGATTGGTGCACTAACCGGTCCCATTGGAAAGTTGCCGGGGGTGCAGGTGAAGTCATTAATGATGAAAGCGACCCACGCGGAGACCAACCAGTAATTGTTCTACTTTCAGCCTTTGGTAGTGATGTTTAATTGCGGGCGACCGAAAAAATTACTGCCATGAAATTTCAACCAGAAGTTTACAGCATCAGGGATGAGCGGATGAAACCCTTCATCGACCCTGAGGAGATTTGGAACTACCTTAACCATGCTCAGCCATCGACTGAAAGGGTAAAAGCGATTATCGAAAAATCGCTCAACAAGAACCGGCTAAACCTTGAGGAGGTTGCCACCCTTGTTAATACTACCGACCCATCGCTTGTAAGCGAAATATTAAATGGTGCCCGTGAACTCAAGAAGAGAATTTACGGTAATAGAATTGTGCTTTTTGCACCGCTATACATTGGCAATCGTTGCACCAATAACTGTCGTTACTGTGGTTTTAGAACCTCCAACAAGGAGGCTGAGCGCGTTACCCTTTCCGACGAACAGATTGTTCAAGAGGTGGAGGCCCTTGAAGAAAATGGACAGAAGAGGCTCATCTTGGTTTATGGAGAGCATCCGCTTTACTCACCCGAATACATTGCCAATAATGTGCGATTGGTTTACGGTGTTAAGAAGAATAGGGGCGAAATTCGACGTGTAAATATAAATGCTGCCCCCATGGAGATTGAAGGCTTCAAGATTGTGAAGGAGGCTGGCATTGGAACCTATCAGGTGTTTCAGGAAACATACCATCCCGAGACATATGCGGCCTACCATTTGGGTGGCAAAAAGCGTGACTTTGATTATCGATTAACCTCGCTAGATCGGGCTCAGGAGGCTGGCCTCGACGACGTAGGTATTGGTGCTCTGTTTGGTCTTTACGACTGGCGCTACGAGGTAATGGCCTTGGTTCGCCATACCAACCACCTGGAGGCTTGCTATAACGTTGGGCCACATACCATCTCCTTCCCGCGCATCAACCCTGCGTCAGAAATTGATGTTGATCGCAAGTATATTGTTAAGGATGAGGATTTTGTTAAGTTGGTTGCGATCCTTCGTTTGGCAGTGCCCTACACCGGCATGATTCTTACTGCTCGTGAGTCGGTGGCTATTAGAAGAGAAGTAATGCAGTTTGGCGTTTCCCAGATTGATGGTGGAACAAAGCTTGAACTTGGCTCGTACTCGCACAGCTTAAACGAAAAGCAGGATTTAAAGAAGGAACAGTTCATGATTAACGATAGCCGCTCCTTAGCTGAGATTGTTGAGGAGTTGGTGGAGCACGATTACATTCCTTCGTTCTGTACTGCATGCTACCGATTGGGCAGGACTGGCGAGCACTTTATGGAGTTCTCTGTTCCTGGCTTTATTAAGCGTTACTGCACCCCCAATGCCCTGTTAACATTATCGGAGTATTTGGTTGATTACGCCAAACCCGAGGTGGCACAGAAAGGCTGGAAACTAATAGATAAGGAGTTGGCGCAGCTCGATGGACACCAGAGTGCTGAGGAGGTAAAAAGTAGAATTGAACGAATTAAGCAAGGAGAAAGGGATCTCTACTTCTAGCAGTTGAAATGCGTCAGTTTTTGTCGTACCTTTTACGATCCAAAAACTGAAAACTATGAGTAGAGATCAGGAAACAAGAATTCTTGGGATTCGAATCACCGACCGCCAAAAGGAGGCAGGTGATGTTCAAAAAACCTTAACTCGCTACGGTTGCTCCATCCGCACAAGGCTTGGCTTGCACGAAGTTTCGGATGATTACTGCAGTTCTCGTGGGCTAATTTTGCTGGAACTGTTTGGCGAAAATGGCGAGCAGGACAAGCTGGAACAAGAGCTGCTAAAGCTCGAAGGGGTTATGATTAGGAAAATGGTTTTTTAAGATAGATGAGGTCGTCTCCATAATGGTGGGGGCGACCTCTTTAAGTTTTTCATCGCCAGTAAATTATGCCCTTGTTTAGGTAGATTCTGTGGTTGGGTGTAGGCCATAATTTCGTATCATCCTATAATCTCGTTAGTAATTTTTGTTTCTGTGTAGAATATTTAGCCATGATATGAACTACATTTAACTCGTATACTCTTAATAAGTCGCTCGGTGGAAAAGTTCGATTCAGAAGTTCGGCTAGCTCGGGAGATGACTACCCTCGATGCCACCCTAATCGGGGTTGGAGCCATGATAGGAGCTGGAATTTTTGTGCTTATTGGCATTGCTGCCGGTGTGGCGGGCCCGGGTCTCCTCTTAACCTTTATCTTAAACGGTTTTATTGCTCTACTCACGGCCATGTCGTATGCCGAGCTTGGCTCGTGCTACCACGATGCAGGCGGCGGCTACCTGTGGGTTAAGGAGGGCTTGCCAAAATGGAATGGATTTGTATCCGGATGGATGAGCTGGTTTGCCCATGCTGTGGCCTGCAGCTTGTACGCCCTCGGCTTTGGTGCCTATTTTGAGCATCTGCTGGGAGAATTTTCTGTCACCATTCCCTACTGGGGATTTTTTTCACCACAAAAGATTTTGGCAGCGGGAACTACCATTCTCTTTGCCTATGTAAACTTTAGGGGTGCCTCGGAAACGGGTAAGATTGGTAATTTGATAACCCTTACCAAAATTGTAATCCTGCTCATTTTTATTGGATTTGGATTGGAGTTGATATTTAGGCAAGGCGATTGGATGACCACCTTTAGCCCCTTTTTACCTCATGGTTATGGCGGCGTATTTAAGTCGATGGGACTTACCTTTATTGCCTTTCAGGGTTTTGAGGTAATTGCCCAGAGCTCGGAAGAGATTAAAAAT harbors:
- a CDS encoding riboflavin kinase, with translation MKVHYGFEELGTIRNPVVTTGSFDGVHVGHKTIISRINEIAKEINGESVLITFYPHPRKVLYPETEGKDLLFINSQKEKLELLAKSGLDHLVIVRFSLEFSKITSEEFIKGILLGKLHARCIVVGFNHHFGHNRAGDYEYLYRLSKEEGFRVEEIPEQDIQHETVSSTTIRKALQDGRIQRANAYLDHFYIIVGGLGKGHHIFSEANFPMLTVQLEEVGKLIPPDGVYAVGVEWGPSRFKGLAVISRSIADSGPFGVTVQVHILNFDNHFPDADAIVLFHKRVRESFDTSTPEIIGRQLTNDLEYVHELIF
- a CDS encoding TM1266 family iron-only hydrogenase system putative regulator codes for the protein MEKRIGASLILVEDKSSVAKLNEILSRHADIIIARQGIPLMQKGVSVISLVLEGTSDQIGALTGPIGKLPGVQVKSLMMKATHAETNQ
- the hydG gene encoding [FeFe] hydrogenase H-cluster radical SAM maturase HydG, which codes for MKFQPEVYSIRDERMKPFIDPEEIWNYLNHAQPSTERVKAIIEKSLNKNRLNLEEVATLVNTTDPSLVSEILNGARELKKRIYGNRIVLFAPLYIGNRCTNNCRYCGFRTSNKEAERVTLSDEQIVQEVEALEENGQKRLILVYGEHPLYSPEYIANNVRLVYGVKKNRGEIRRVNINAAPMEIEGFKIVKEAGIGTYQVFQETYHPETYAAYHLGGKKRDFDYRLTSLDRAQEAGLDDVGIGALFGLYDWRYEVMALVRHTNHLEACYNVGPHTISFPRINPASEIDVDRKYIVKDEDFVKLVAILRLAVPYTGMILTARESVAIRREVMQFGVSQIDGGTKLELGSYSHSLNEKQDLKKEQFMINDSRSLAEIVEELVEHDYIPSFCTACYRLGRTGEHFMEFSVPGFIKRYCTPNALLTLSEYLVDYAKPEVAQKGWKLIDKELAQLDGHQSAEEVKSRIERIKQGERDLYF